Genomic window (Balearica regulorum gibbericeps isolate bBalReg1 chromosome Z, bBalReg1.pri, whole genome shotgun sequence):
AGGAGCATATTAAACTTAAAGATTAGAACTCTAATCCATGTTTATCAGAAATACCTGGTTTAAACTGTGTTTGATTTCAGGATAAAATAGGGAGGAGGAGCTGACAATCTTCACACAGATTTACTAGCACAGTGGTCCATGCTGGTTGATTGTACTGTTACACTGGTGCCTCAGACTAGTTCTGGTTTCATCCTACTGGACCAGACTTTCCTACCAGGAAGGAACCAGTGTGCATTAAAAAACTGGTTGTTGCTTGATATAAGCAGTTAATACTCtctcagcaagtctgctgaGAAGTGAATTTGCCATGAAGACTGGTCCCTTGGTGTGAGGAAGTAGATGGTTCATGTTTTCTGCATGAATTGGGGTATCAGCACTGGATAAAGCGCAGTTGGCCAGCACTGGTATCGCCAAAATCAACAACAGAGTCTGGTTTGGTTTCAGCTTTTCTAGTGAGCTATGGATGAATGTGAAGATGTGCCAAAAGATTTTATCAAGCTCAAGTCTGAAAAGCTCTCTGTAGATGAAGTGTCAGAGCTGGTCATTTCACCATACTGTGGGGCAGTGTCCGTGTTCATTGGTGAGTTTAATATTTCTGAGCTGGATCTCTGGACGTGTTAGTAGTCTAATAAATGAAACCTAGGTTGTCAACACCCCAAACTTGTGCTTCTCAAATAATAAGTTCCTGGACAGAACCTAGgatatttagaaaatatgttCTAAATTATTTAGAACAAGACCATGGCAGTTTTTAAACAGTTGCACTGGGACAAAGTGGTGAGAACGTTCCCTGCTGGTGTGGCTATCCTAGGGCTGAACGAACAGCAGCTCTAGAGTACGGGATGGCTTGGCAGCTATTCCCCTATCCCCTTGGCCCCAGCTTGTTCAAGGTGGGAAGTGGGTTGTTGTGGTTATGCAAACCATAGGTCCACATCTGTATGAAAGCTCCTGCAACTCAGATCTTGgttgaaaataaagcagttttaCCCATGGGCTGGTGGAGGTCAAGGCTGATACGCTGTCCCATTGTTTAATGAATATGGTGACCTTGAAACTCCTTTGTGCTTAAACCTTAGTGCTATTGGGTTTCTAAATACTGAGCATTGAAACATTGCATGGGCAGACCAATAATTAGCACCTTAGCAGTTACTACAGAAGATATCCCAGCCTTGGGCATTACAGACTGCAGGCTTGTATAATGTGTAAACTAAATTCCTGTATCTTAAAAGATTTGTCTTGTTCAAAGAATCTCTTTACACAGCCATGATTAGGGAAGGTTGTTTATATTTGCACAGTACTGACCTTGACCGTAAGAGGAGatcctgtttttttctcagtatttatatataatttattattacatATATTTACTCAGTGCTTTTGGTTGATAAATCATTTGTGTTTAGGTACtaccagaaataattttgaaggaaaaaaagtgattcaCTTAGAATATGAAGCATATACTTCAAtggcagaaactgaaataaagaaaatctgcaGAGATGTTAGACAGAAGTGGCCATCAGTCAAACATATTGCAGTGCACCATAGACTTGGGTATGTATGGCCAGACCCCGTCCTTCTGCAAGTGGAGTATTAATCCTTGTCTGGTGCACGGCTGTGCTTACATAGTTGCAGGATGTGCAGGAGTCTTTATAAACTGTAACGCAGCAAAGCTGGCTGCAGGATTGAGCTCTTGCCGCGGAGCTAACTTTCGGAAATTGTCTTTTCAAAAGTGTATGTACTGGTAGTGTTTGCTGGAGTCCACGTTTAGCTTGCAGGATCCTTGATGCTGGTGTGATGGTTTGAAAGTGGAGAGAAGGGATTGAGATTTCAttccagggaaggggaagctgatggtttgtctttttttaatgatgtgaagttggcagcattttctttttttcttctctcttccattGAGGTGCTACAGAATGTTCTTATTGTCAGATTTAAGTCAAATTATGCCATAGGGAACCTGAAAGCTTAGATTATAGAGAGGGGAGAGGCATTGTAATTGCCAGCCATGCTTGCCAGACAGCCTCCTGTTGTGCCTTGAGTCTTCGATAAGCGTTTTCTGTTGGGTTCAAAACATGGAATACTAGTGTCTGACATACTCCTGAGTCTTCACTGTTCATCAGGTTTCTCACTGAAACTAGCAGGAGTTGCAGagtcttgtttccttttctctcagcAGAAGGAACTTGGGAGATGATTGCAAAGGGTAGTACTAGCTCTGAGGGGTATTTTCCTTACATTTCCTCAGTAGTCAACAGAGAGAGTGATTCTCTTGAGGGCAGCTCAAAGCATTTAAGCTTAGATATTTTCCTATGAGCTATTTGCCAGAGGAGTCTTACTATagagggagggctgggagacGGCTTTTGACAATACTACCtttgtgaggagcagaacaaaACCTTGTGCTATATCTGTTAAGTTTGGAAAACAACACACCAAGCAGGAAAAATTCCATAATTTGAAATCAGAATTTGTCAAAAATTAAGTTTCATTGCAAATCTGCATAGTTTGAGGCCctcaatttcttctttcacaaaTTCTTATGCAAACTGAGATGATTTCTTAGGTTTTCAGATAAGAACTGGCTGCTCCTAGTTTGTTACTGTTCATTATTAAGCCAACTTCCAGTGAGTTTCCTATGCATTGTTGCAAGTTAGCAATTTTCCCCACTTAATTCCatagactttatttttaaaaaagaaagaatggaagaaaaaagcctaTGTCTGGTGGCTTTATTCTGAAGTGTGGAATTCTCACATCTGGTACTGATTTCGATTgtggcttgctttcttttaaaaagtgtataaTCTTTTGGACATGGCTTGACACTTGCTCAGTATGAATGAGTCAGGAGAGCGTGTGGCCAGAATACTGATGTGACATGGTCACAACTTTTGGGTGCTCTTGATGTTAAGCATTAGCTAAAGCTGCTGttgttcctcttctctccctagTGTGGTTCCAATAACTGAAGCAAGTGTAATTATCGCAGTTTCCTCTCCACACAGAGCAGAATCCCTTGAGGCTGTAACATACTGCATCAATACCTTAAAAGCATCTGTCCCAATATGGAAAAAGGTACGTTTGGGGAGACATTTGATTTTAGGCCTGTGCTAGAGTCTTAGAGCTGGGCtaaaggctgctgctgctcttaaGGGAAGGAGCTGAAGCATTATGGGCAGCACTTGCCCCTGTTGGGATGGCAGTGTCTAGTACCAGTGAGTTTCTTGAGCCAGGCTCATCTGTGGCAGATGGGGCACCTGGAAGGCCCTTCCTTGCCTGTACCATccagctcctcttccttttaACGCCATCCTGGTGTCAAAGCAAAGGAGCCCTGAGCTCTCCGCTTTTGAGTGGCAAAACTCAGTTCTGCACAGACTTGTGGAAGAACTTTGAGTCAGCTTTGCTTTGGACAGCACTGCAGTTTGTAAGTAAAAGTGGCATTTCgtgtctttctgttttcccctcaTCCCTGTGGCCTTGAGAAAGCACAAAGCATTAAGCAACAGCGCACAATGAAGGGATGAGCAGAGGTCCCAAAGCTAGTATAGGCACACAACAATGTGCGGAGAAACCAGCTCAGGTCTAGAAAGAGCCTCATTGCATAACCACAGTGTTGCATGCAAGTAATGAGCATTACCTCTGCCTTCTCTCCCAGGCAGAACGTGGCATGTGGTAACAGTGATGTTCTCTGCATTGCTCCGCTTTTCTGACACCTCTTTCAGGAGACTGGAGTTCTGTGGTCTCAGAGAGAGTAACTGAGCTCAGAGCCCTGCTGAATTTGCTGCTTGGGACTGGACTGCTGCTGGGTAGTCCAGTCTGTTCTGAAGATCTAACACTGTATTTTGAGTATTGTTGtcaattttatgtttttaaaactgacaCTTTGTATGCACTTAAATACTCTCCTAAAAATGATGGTACAGTAGTTAACGTGGCAACATGTAAAAAGGGCAGTTTCAGACATGAGGACTGTGTACTCTACAGCTTTTACATAATTTGTTCTAGATCTCTTTCTTGAATTGGGCTCATCTAAATTTAATGAGGCTCAGCCTGAGGTTCAGCATCTGCCCACATGTAAGTCAGTATGTTCTAAGAGTGCTGCCCTCTTTTGTGTTTGCCAGCCAAGTGCTGTGTAGTCCTGTTGTGATCAGTAAATAATAGCAGGATGGCTGTTGAGTTGTTTGGCTTGGCTTGTGGCTGTATGTAGCAGACTTCTACAATATTTCCCattctttgtttatatttgcaGGAGATTTATGAGAATGAATattcttggaaagaaaacaaggaatgcTTTTGGGCAAATTCGGAAAAATAACTgtactcttttaaaaataaagtgttactGTTCCTAATGAGCATACTGGTTTAGCTTTGAGTTGTTTTTACAGAGAATCTATATGTTTTTAAGCAGTTGTAACAGACCTTTCAATCTGTGTAATTTAATTAGGACTGAATGAAATGAATGAGTAATAATTACGGTTTTTAAGTGTTCTTGACTCTCCTTTGAAATAATCTCTTTGTGAATTTAATACGGagtcagtttttaaaacaatcttcCCTAAAATTCTTGGTTGCAAGGTGTTTAGTCCTCTGTGATATATACTGCTTTAATGCCTTTACACTGGTAGTCTCTGTTCACTGTCTGCATGGGAGGTCACAACAGGacaattggatttttttttaatcttaaagaAAAGTCCTGAGTAGTTTAATTTTATATGACTGTAGAATCAGTTTGCAAGCCCTATGCTATTTTGACATTCTTGTAACATGAAAGCTACTTGAAGTAGATTAAACATTTTGGTacagacagagaaggaaatataAACTATACCCCAGAGTTATTAACTTTTCAGTAGTGGTTACATTCCAGTAGCTGTGTCtcagagaaacattttactGTGCAGCTGATATTACAAGtccattgcattaaaaaaaaatggacagaCTTTGATTCAAAGTTAGATCTAATACTCAGCAGCAATAAACTTGCATTAGCGATAACACGCAAACCTTAACTACTTAATGATGTCTCGACATGATTAATTTTGAAGGAACTTTTTTGGCTATGTAATTCTAtggtgctgcagaaaaaaaaagccagctatTATTACAAATAGACAACTCTAGTGTTAGTAGTTTGACTTTAGACATGTTAGGATTCAGAGTCATTAAAATGGAttatttcttcaaaggaaagtGAGTCTGTTGAACTTTTTACAGTTTATATATTCATTTATATTCACATTTATGaatttaatacagtttttctcTTGTTACTGTTTTGAAACCTAGTTAAACGAGAAAAAGACTGACATAGTATGCCTGTGCTTCCACTGGAAACAATAGGCTGCCCATCTGAgtagataattttatttatattattgtACTGTGCCATGATAGTGTCATGTTCCATGATGGATGCTAAGTGTTCAAAATCCCATTGTGTATGGCATTTTTACTCATGCTGAGAGGCCATTTTATCTTGTCATCATTATCAAAATAGACGAGACACATATAACGGAAGGGAAATGAGGTAAAGAATAGTAAAATGATTTGCTCAAGTTTATTAAATCACACAATACTTAAGTCGCAGCTGTGTAATCCATTTCATTGTGTCTGCAATAAAAATCTACAAACAGGTGCTAGCTgcacaaaatgaaatgagaaaataggtgatgatcttttttttccccccagtaatCGCAACTAGTTTTAATACTTAGTGATGGTTACTGTGTCTGGGTTAAGTAAACCACAATGAAACACACAACTTTGGGCAGAAACATGGTTAGACTGTGCTTGTTAACTTACTGATGGACCTTCCTCAATGGAAGTGAGGGAGTTCTTCCtctgcaggacagcagctgcTCTTTGTGTGCTTAGACATACACAAACCGTGTGGGCCCTATTATCCAGGCAGAACTGCGCAAATTCGAGgttgatttttcctttgctttggaGATTGGAGAGAAGCCCTCTGCTATTTGAATGTCATTTTTACCAGAAATTGTACAGAATCCTGAGTACAGACCACTTCCTCTGTCAAATAATTCTTTTcgtttttagaaaagaaagaaatacacaaacttTCTCATTTCTGGTGTTCATTTTTCCATGTTCATGTTTGCTGTTACCATGCAACTCATTAGtgtatttcacaaaaataaatggcaagCTTGCCTTGTAGTGGGTGGTTTATGAATGAAGTAAAACCTATGCAGTGCTTGCATACTGGTGCTGATACAGAAAAATAGTGGTATTTGGAACAGTTAAATTGCCCCTATGATCAGGGGCAATTCCTGTGTTGCACTGGTGTCTCTTTAATGGGGCAATCTCCTGGAAGATTTCTCCAGGGTGACCTTAAATGCACCTTCCCCATCAGCAatgcagctgggaaggagggtgcagaaaagaagagaaagaataattGTGTACTTCCCCACAGTGACCAGGAACAATGAATGGAAGAGATGTTGTACTGAGTCACAGCTGAGTATTACAATGTGTGTACGCTGCCATGGTCAAAACaattaaatgtcattttgtGTCCCTAGCTGTGCATGAGGCAAGTACTGCTTTGTTCTGGAACAATGATGTATCAGTCTTGTGTAACTTTGGGTTCTTCAGCTGGCAtctaaaagcaaaatggaaatgccCCTAGGAGGGATGATGTGCATAATAGAGGTAAAATGTATCTCACTGAAATTTTAAGTCCATACTCTGAGCTGCATGTTCTGGCTCCCCCTGTAGGGCTACCCTCCCTGCTAGGCAGGTTTTATCCTAAGAGGGCAAATTACTCTGTTCTAAGATAGCTGCCTAAGTGCTTCCAAATTTCCAGGCCGGGGGATGAATCCCAGCTGCGTCTGACTGCGTGTAAGGAAAGGATGTGGCTGCACATGTCCTGGTTTCCACACATGCAGGACTAGGCTGCTGGGAGAGGGCTACCTTGTGTTCTGGTGAGGTCCGTGAGTGGGatggcaggcagctgcagatCAATACACAATGCAGCCCTAGCTTCTGGGGTGAGTCCAGCTGTTTTTCTGCCTTGGCTACAGGGGAGGGTAATCCCACCCCTCCATGGCTCTTCCAGCAGTGTCACGGTGTGCTGCAGAGGTGGTGGCTCCAGGTGCAGTCAGATGTTCCTGGCAACAGCTGTTGTAAACCAAAGGGGTCATCGTGTGATTCCCGTGAAGATATGCCAGATGGGAGGTGTTTGTGGAAGGGCAAGAATCTGTCCTGAAAAATGTCTTGGTCTTGGCTGGCAACATTTGAATGCACTGATCCCTTTGTCTGGCAGAACGTAGATGTACCAGCACTGCTTAATTTAAAGAGTTTCCATGCCTGGTTCAGCTGTGTTCTCAAGAGAAGCTGAGCCCGATGCATACTATGAAAACGGTACTTGATTGTCGTGAAGTTACCGGGAGCGGGGGGTCTGTGTTATGAGGAGCCTCCCCAGGAGATGGCAGCCGAGAGACGGCTGTGCGGGAGGAGCGgctcccagcctgcccaggtGCTGCCTGGGCTGCCGAGTACAGGGCTCGCTTCCGCTGTCGCGGTCGGGAACCAAGCCTTTAGCTTGATAAACTTTAAACTGCgttttttggcttttctctcAGCTCACTTTCCCCATAGCTGTTAAAGGAATTTGTAGTTTTATTGACTAATGCACTCATTTGTTCcatcagaaacattaaaaacatgttaaaatagTTATTAACAAAGTTAAATTATCTGTGAAAGCAGACAATGCTACCCTCTGCCACCCCcaaaaaagctctgaaaactCAGTCTTGAGCTCTTCCATTAAGTGTCTTGTGAAGGTACTTGAAGAGAGAGCTAGAAAAGATGTTTCTCAGCAGTTTCTCTGCATACCTTAGCCCTATTTTttacaaacaaaccaaccataTAATTTGATCTTataaagtgttaaaaaaattagtatccTGATGTACCTTTATAgcagttctgttttaaaagttcCATTTCAACTATTTTAAGAGAAAgaggcaaatatattttaaaaactgctaaGCACACCAAAGCCTGTGATTGCCTATGAATAATTGCTCATAAATGAGGACAGAAAGGTTGACTAAAGACATAGCATTCAGCTTTTCTGAGGCTGTGAAAATTATGTACATTTTATTACCTTTAAAGGCAATGAACAGTTGAGGCAATTAGCTATGGATTTTGAGATGCATTTTAATACTCTAATTTGCTTTAGTCTTTAAAGTTTTTGTTGTGCCTCACTTTTGGGTATAAAGGGTGATAGATGCACAAGTCTGTATATAAGGAATATGGCTTTCAATTCTGCAGAACACTGCAACTTGGTGAGGATGGAGTTTTGTGCCTTAAGATGAGGGTCATCCAGTTCTGTATTATGGAAGTGTTAAATGTTGATAGCCTGAATGTTTATATACCACTGTTAAAAGCATGGAGGAGCTGAAagtggaagagggaaaaaaaaaaaagcaagctaggTTTGAGGTGGTTACTGCCATGACTGTCTTCCTAATGTCTTCCTATTTGCAGCGAAgttcttccctcttttcccaTCCCACCGTATTCCTGCTGAAATGTTGCCTTTGGCTTTTCCAGTGTATGGTGGGGAGTAGCCAGAGCAGGTGTCAGGAGATGCTACCACTGACCAATTCTGTATGTCTGACTGCAGGACATGAGACTGGCAGAATACAGCATAATTTTAGATGCCAGTGATAAGCCCATGTTTATAGGAAGGCCTGACCATGGTCAGGTTTTAACACCAACTGTTCAACCACAGCTATTCAAATATAGATATTACGCGCTAATGAGAACTGACTTACCGGTAGTGTTACACATGTGACTATAACCTACAAGGCTTCTTTGTATACCTAGCAGTCATCTCCTCAGGGTTTTCACTGTGTGCTACTGgaacaaagatatttttggCCCCCTTTTATGTAGTCCTTTTTCAGTAGTGTTTCTTTGGTTTAGggtgctgtttaaaaaaataaatgagtctGTGTTCAGCAGTATTCTTGTTTTTATTGTAGTAACGCTGCTGGCCCTCAGGTAGGCACCACAGTGATACAGTCCCTGCTCCCACAGAGCTTACATGCTAGCTTTCAGAAGTCAATTTGATTATAAACTCTCTTGTACATCCCAAATCTATGCACAGGCTCATATGGAACTAACTCTGACTTTGGACTTAATTCTAGTACTTCATGAAGTTAGCAGCTAGATTTCAAGACCAGAATCAGATGTAACGTGAGTTTGCTGAAGGTAGTCCTGACTTCTCTTGCTGCAAGCACAAACAGAAGCACATGCTGAAGCtcaatatttcagaatattatttCACCTGTAACgtgctgttttaaaaaactaaaactaaaacaaaatccagaaCACAGCTCCTTGCACATAATACAAAATATACATAATATTTCCAGCATTATTTGCAGCTGTGCCAACTTAAAAGTGCAATAAACTCACTCATTATAAAAACTTAATTAGCCATTAAAGTAttaattataaaagaaaaataaactagcAACTTTAAGTGGTTAGGATACAAAAACCTTCCCCATTGTTATGCCTTCcctttattttgggaaaaagtTATGTCCAGGCCAGGGGGGGAAATCCTGTTGTCTGggacaaaataaaacccagtgaAGACTAGTGAATTGAATCATTGCTACCTCATCAATAAACTGTTAAATCCCCAAAGAAGTTGCATGTTAGATACTGACCTGTACCTCCCACCGAAGGTGAAAGAAGGAAATCTGGCTGAATGCCTAAATTTCCCTTGCAAGCAGCAccaaaaatgaaagatgttgcCGTCTACTGCATTGTGAAATTCCCCGTCTGGCCTGGAGTGCATGACCCTGGTTATGCAGGAGCTTCCCACACATATGGGtgtagggttttgttttcttcctcacaaGTTTATACAAGAATTGAGGCAGACAAATTTATATACTTACTTTCAGAGCATTTGCCCTCAGGGTTTATAATTACAAGTCAGGAGCTTATTCTTTAGCTTTATGcaattactacttttttttctttcactttttaaataattgttttggtCACAAACTCAGCTGATGGCAACAATTTTGTCTGACAATTGAGATCAGAATCTGGATTGTTTttcagaatgttaaaaaaacccaccccaaaacagaaCATTTCATAGATACAAAATAAATCTAACACATAAAACTACACTGAGCACAATCCAGCTGTCACTGCAAATGAAGCTATTATTTGCCAAAGAGATGGTTGGCTCCTGACTGATTACTGATTAAAAAAGACTGAGTAAAACTTTCAAATGTGCTCAAGTCTAGTTTTTGAAGAGTCCCtcagaaaataatctgaaaggTGCTTAAGCATAATTACAATCTAgttttgggggaaagaaaacatgactttGGGTTCTCAGTCAGgcacatttaaatatttcactctCCAAGTAAATCACCTCGAGTTGAAAACAATCTATCTCACTTGCATGGCAGTGTACATGAGGACAACACACACATCTTCTCTCACAACTGATTATAAGCATAACTCCCAGCCATGAGAGAGAAAGGCAGCCAAAAGGCCAGTTCCCCTGACTGTTACCAGTCTTACAGCATGGGCCTTTTTAAGACTGAGCTTTCGTTAAAACCAGGCAGCGTAACGGCATGTGATAAACTTGAGGTGTGTAACCAACACAAAGTCAACCCAAGTGTTGTTCTCAGAGCTCCTTCCAGAGCACTACAGtacttttctgtataaaatataAGTTAACTTCATCAAGGCATGAACATGTgggacaaaataaaatgtgacagGTAAGGAGGTCATACTGAACTTTGGTCTCCTGGAAGGCACTGAGATGCTAAAGAAACAAGTGTAGTAAACAACTTACAGAGCTTAGATCTTCACTATCCTCTGTCCTAACGTGCATACTTCTCAGTCATCATCCCCTTTAGTTCACTTCATGCTCTTTGTCAGGCAAAATGTTTCAATACTGAATTAAAGGCAAGATCTTGACTGTCTTCCCTATTGATGTGAAAAGCCAAACTGGTGTCAGAGGGACTGCGAGCATAAAGCACAGTGTAACAGTAGTGGTAGTGCTTCTCGAGACGAAATATGAAAACCAATCACAACATTGCAGAGAACATGTTGTAAGTGATTAtgaaattcatattttcttctcagagagAAAGTATGCAGAAGGCAGTTATACATACTATTTGGCAATATTTCCCCAAAACAATGTACTTCAGTAATTTAGTTGTGACCTTAGTGCAAGGAATATGGTGAACTTTCAGACCAGTTTGTTCATCCAGTTGTCCTGTAGCACCCAGACAGACATCCTGATATACAGTTCCCACTTTATAGATTAGTTAAGACAAAGGTTTACTGGTGCAAATTATTTCTCTAAAACAATAAGGATGGAGCTTAGTCAATGAAAAAATTAGTTTCCTTCTCCCAGTCTGGAAGCAGTATTCACCACACATTCATCATCAACTTAATAGAAAATGTCCTTTACACATATGGTACTTGTCAACTGAATTACGGACTGATGCTGTTCCGcaataatctgaaataaattgctCTGTTTCACTCTGCAGCGGATCAGGAGAAGGGTTGCTGGCACAATATGTTACTGTAAACTCCGGACCTGCCAGTTCTAAGGGCTAAGTTTGtttgaaaggcaaaaatttacaagaaaaggcactattaataatttttgaagaaaacaaactgtcCTGCAGTTACTCTTACAATAGAGTAgaatctgtaaaatattttcatctacACAAAGacactttcattaaaaatgtttaaatgttacTAATCATTAAGGCACTCCAGCTGAAGAACCGACTGGATCACTACTGTTGGTGGCTCAGATCTCCTCTCTTCATCCGTGCAACTCATCTTCTTCAGTCTTTGTCCTTTGTGAGTTCTGTAATTTCATCGACATCTTCCATATCCTGTCTCATTTTCTCATACTGTCTCTTGAAGAAGCCAAGCTGAGACAAGTATTAAAATAACACCACATCGCAGTCAGTCATCAACAGTTAAATTTCTCAGATAAGCTAAATAGTGTGATGGTAGGAATGCACATGTGTGCGTGTACACACATACAGTGTTTGATTTGCAGACAATTTCTAATGCTAAAATGAAAGGATATGGGCCTTAAACTCCTGCCTGGTGCAACTAAATGTCAAAACAGCAGTGCTGACTAGCCACTTGTGTCCCTGCTGAGATACAAGCATCCCTGTGCTGCCGTAGTGTGCCAAGGAGCCCTTCAAGCACCTGGTAAGCAGAAaaatttttctctccccttaaTCTAGGTATCCTTTGTAAATGGCTTTTTGCCCTCACccttctctgttctctttttgtCTGTTCAGTGTATATCCTCTCCCTCCTTGCTTTAATCCCCAGCCTTGCCCACTTGAATATCATGGGAGTTCAGAGCCCAGCTGCAGAGTTagggaaggaggcaggcagtgtcaaaggaaaaatgtaaatgccaCAGCCCCTGTTTTGAACCACTGGAAACTCATTTATCATCTTCACGTAGCCAATATCTATGGGGACCCATTTTAGAATTTTGATGTTTAAAGCCCTTCTAAACACTCCCATCAAGGGCGCAATGCCAATGCGGTAGTACTCATATCACGAAACAGCACGTGCAAGAGAGATTCCAAAGAAAATAGCCCAAATGTATTTATCTCTTTatacttttctttctaagaaTATAAACGCCTACTTACTTTCCACAAAACGGCAACCAATACTAACAGCAAGATGAGTCCAGCCAATACACTGCCAATCACAACACCAACTGGTATCTCACCTTTCTCATCCGGCTTTATTATTGTAACTGGGATCTGAAAGCAGAGAGGTTGTGAGTTAGGGGTTAATGTTAACTGCATATAAAGTAGGATTTGTAAACCAAATACTTCACTAATCAAGAATAGCTGGACTGCACACATTCCAGGATCAATGACTGGAACACAGCAGGCAATTACAGCCCTTTCACTGCTGTCCACAGGTA
Coding sequences:
- the LOC104641292 gene encoding molybdopterin synthase catalytic subunit, which codes for MDECEDVPKDFIKLKSEKLSVDEVSELVISPYCGAVSVFIGTTRNNFEGKKVIHLEYEAYTSMAETEIKKICRDVRQKWPSVKHIAVHHRLGVVPITEASVIIAVSSPHRAESLEAVTYCINTLKASVPIWKKEIYENEYSWKENKECFWANSEK